The nucleotide window ACCGAAGTCGAATGAGAAGCCCGCACGGAAGTGTGCGCCGAAGCCAAATCCACCGCCTTTGCTCATGGCGTTTTCCATGGCCATGAAGTTGGTGTTGACACCATCAAACACTTCTTTGACTTCCTGTGGTACGTCTGGCATATCTTCCACCTTGCTGCCCATCATGAAATAGGTCTTTATCTCTGCCAGTCCGAGGATATTGAGGCCAAACATCTGGGAAGGACGACCGATATAGAACCACCATTCGTTGGGGGCCATATGGAAGGCTGCCTCTCCTACAAGGCCATTTTCGTTGATACCACGCAGTACTCCGGCTATATTAATATATGTTTTAAAGCTGGCGTCGTAGGTGCTGTTGACATTGTCATATCTCATTTTAAACTTCACCCATACCGGAGCCGACACATCTTCTTTTGCATCTTGTTTGTTGACCGCTTTTTTGGCTACGTGTACCACATATCCTGCACCATCAAACTGGGCGTAGCGGAAACCACCGTCTGTACCGAACTGTACTTCCAGGGCCACGTTGGCATTAACCACCGTTTCCTGTGCAAAGGCCAGGGATACACCACCGATGAAGCCCAGCCCTGCATCACGGGTAGGCACATACTGAAATATTTCAGATACATCTTTCATCCCGCCTTTTTTATCAACTGCATCACGGGACTCATAAGGGTCAAAAGAGGAAGGTCTTTCCATATGATAAGACATACCACCCATCAGGCCGGTGATCTGCAACATCCCTATCGGGATGGTTACGCCGATATAGGCGTCCACGTGCCAGTAGCGGTAATCATCCTTGGAGCCGAAATAAGCCGTGGCCTTGGCTTTGGGGATAGGGCCGGGAATGGAGAAATCCAGCATGCCTCTGAAACCATTACCATACACCGGATGGTTATCGAAGATGGTGAGGATGCCATGCATGGAAAAGGCCATTACTTTTACAGTAAGGTCGATATCATTCACCGTCACCTTATCCAGTTTCCAGCGGGTCCTTGTTTTCTGTACTACAGCGCCATCTACAGTTACAGACTGTATTTCATCCCGTTGTTCGGCGGTCACTACAAAAGACGTTTTACCACTGAACCCCTTATCACTGGAGTTCATAAAGTTGAGCTTAACGGTGCCGCCTATACCGATTTTACCTTCAGAGATACCGATGTTGAGGTTTTCAAATCCGATAGGGAACCCTCCCATTTTGGAACCACTGGAGTTGGAGATATCGAAGGTGCCGCTGTGTACATAAGGCTTCTGGGTAGACAGGGTCAGTTCCTGGAAGCTGATATTGTTGACATTGAGGAAACTTTGATTGAGGGTCACTTTACCGTTCAGCACCGCCATTGGCACAAAATCTTTTTCTGTTTTGGTGATCTGGATACGGCTGTTTTTATCAAGTGTGATTTCTCCGGCAAAGAATTTATATTTCTTTTCAGCGGTAGTTTTCACAGCAAATGAATAATAGGTATCACCGCCACGCATGCTGATGGAAGCATCGTACCCAAGCGGATCCTGTCCGAGGAAATCCAGCTGCAGCATACCTGCCAGCTGACCACCATTGAGTTTATTTTTACTGAAAGAGATACCTATCTTATCCACTGACAGTGGCCAGCCACCAGCGCTGGCATCTCCCAGCGGGAGAATATTTTCTGCGGTGATGGCTCCGCTCACACCCTGATCGTCCAGGATAAAATTGGTGACCGCTACTTTAGGTCTGCCCTTCTGTGTGGCCAGTTGCTGCGGCAGTCCTACTTCCAGTTCCTGCAGGAAGAAGCCCCGCCATAACAACGGGCTGCCCGGATCGGCCAGCATATCACTGGTTACATTCAGTCCGGCAGGGTTAGCGATATCGCTCATGTCTACCGTGGCGTTCTTCACTTTAAAGCTGAAGTCTTTGAGGCCGTTGATATGGAAGGCAGGTATGTCTACGCTGGCCATTATGTTATTCAGGTCGTGTACATTGACCTGCATGGCGGCCCGCAGTTTCTCTGTTTTAGGATCCTCCGGCTGCAGCCAGGCTTTATCGAATTCAAAAATTCCGCTCAGGTTGGCGGCCCGGAAACCATTACAGTCCCACTCCACATAGTTGGTACCATCGCCGGGAAATATCAGGTCGAGGTGATCGTTGATGGGAATATTTTTTTCACTGAGCAGTACCAGTTTGGTAGATCCTGATGCAGAGATGCCTCCTGGTGTGAAAGCCACATTTTTAGCGCCGAATATCAGTTCACTGTTGGTGCCCGGAAACGTAAAGCGGAAGTAGGCATTGAAGTAAGCACCAGTGGGCGTCATATGAGCACTATCGATCGCGATCACATAAATTTTTCCATTGATCTCCCTTACCAACCCAATGGGGAGGTTGCCCATTTCTTCGCTGCTGAGCGCATTGACATAACGTCCTTTTTCTTTGATACTTTTGAAGACACCTGTCACATGATCGATCAGATCGCCCTTTTGGGCTGTATCGGCCACTGGTGACGTGTACAGGGAGTCTGTAGCGTAACAGGGTTGAACGCAAAAAAACACAAATGCCAGCAGCAATGCAGACAATGCATGGAAAGGGTTAGGGATATATTTGAACATCGGTCAACAGGATAGGCCCTTAAAAAATATATTTCACGGTATTAATTTCAAATATATATTAAATTATATAATTAACTAATTTTTTAACCCGTAAATAGTGGCTTGGCAATATTATCTTATTTTTACCCCTCTAACGGAAAAGGCTATATCAGATGAGTGTAATAGACTATATAAAAGGAGATGCCACCCGGCCGGTGGGCAACGGCAACAGGATCATTGTTCATATCTGCAATGACATCGGTCGTTGGGGTAAAGGGTTTGTACTGGCCATTTCCGCGCGGTGGCCCGAACCGGAAAAACAGTACCGTGACTGGTACGCCGCTGCCAGTAACTTCGCACTGGGACAGGCTCAATTTGTAAAAGTAGCACCAGACATATGGGTAGCCAATGTGATTGGCCAACATAAAATCGTGAATGGCAAAGGCGGCATCCCTCCTATCCGCTATGAAGCCGTACAAGAAGGACTAAGGCAGGTCAGCAGCTTCGCCCTGGAAAACAACGCTACCGTGCATATGCCCCGCATCGGCTGTGGACTGGCAGGAGGCACCTGGGATAAAATAGAGCCTATCATTATCCAGGAACTGGTGAATAACGGCGTGGCGGTGACGGTGTATGATTTTGAATAATCGGATGAGTTGATTTGTTTTGATAACGAGGAGGTTTAAACTGATCATGTCACCAATCTAATTTATACATTTTGAGGAATGTGCTATCTGTTGGTCGCCACTTTTCTTTATCCTTAAAAAAAGTCACCTCAAACGTAGTTGTTCCTCCAATTACTTCAATTGTATCAGACATCGCTAATTCATTGACCTGATATTGCATCAGTATGCTATCTCCCTTTATTAAGCGTTTACTGGTAACGACCCAGGGGCAGTCCGGACCTCCACCACCGAAAGAGTCAAAGTAGCTCTGCATAATATAGGACATACTATCCTGAGGCTGAATGTTTTTAAAAATATAAGCGTTGGAGGAACAATAACCACTGCCTGTACGACAAATCTTCAGACAATAATAATCGCCGTGCTTTACAAAGCCATCAAAATTACGCCAGCAGCAGGGATAATTCCAGTGGATATAACGTTCTGCTTTAACAATACTATCGTCCGTAGTGATCTCTGTCAAAAGATGGGTTTCACTTCCCACATCCAGCAAACAAGCCATGATATTCCCATCCGGTTGGCGGTAATATTTACCGAAGGTATCTGTATCCGGATAGAGCGTCCATCCGCTCGCAGTTGTATCTGTAAGATGATTGTATTTCAGGATATTCAGTACATCGTTTTTCCGGATAAATCCGGAATCCTGTGTAAACAAAGCTGATCCGGGCTTTACGGGAGCACTACAGGCGGCCAGCAGCAAAACAAAAAGGCAGATACATCGCATATCTCATAGGTATTATCTAAAGCCGGAAGCATTTCAGTTCTTCCCTGTCAGTTTTTTAATCAGTCCGGTAAAGCTGTCTGCGTACTGTTCAAATTGCCATGATCCCTGACCATGTTGGGCGGTATACACCGGCGCGTCTCCGTCTTTTATGTCGGAGAGGTCGAGGCAGAAAGGATCTGCGGCATCGTCACCAATCACCAGCAGATGTGTGGGCCAGTCTTTCAATGTTTCACCAGTGACGGCATTAAAAGCATAACCACCCTGGCGCTCCAGCAGTTCATGCGCTCCGTACAGGTGAAGACCTTCTATAAGATCTGCTCCTGGCAGCGTTACCTTCAACGGAGAATAGTGTTGCAGGAAGGTTGTGTATACAGCAGGAAGTGCCCACTGGGCGGTAATTTGTGTCATGTCTTTCTCTGCTGCTATCACCAGCCAGTCCTGCGGATTGGAAGGGTCTTTATGTTTGCGGCGTCTTTTTTCCAGCTGCTTATCCAGCTTCGCCATCAGTTTTTCAAAGGCTGTACCGGGATGTAACAGGGACGGATGTACGACAGGAGGCGCATATCCTTCACCATCGGGATAACCCTGTTCCTGCCATTGCAACAGCTCAGTAAGCCGCAGCTGTTCCGGTTTCCAGTAGCCGGGATCTGAAGGCAGCTCACGGTCAAATGGCTGCCGGCTGTACAACGCAATACTTTTGATGGCTTTGGCTCTTTCGCTCACGGGCTGGGTTTCATGGATGGCCAGTGTTATCAATACTGGATAAGCTTCCCGGCCGGCGGTTTTAAGTAGTCCGTCTATCCCCCAGTAAGTGAGGGCCGGTATGGTAATGCTCCATTCGAAAAAAGGACGCCAGGCCGTTTCTCCGGGCGCTACCAGCCCGATAATATCAGTCATCAGAAAAGCCCGCCAGTGCAGGAGTTGCCCTTCCCGGGCATATTGTGTCAGGCTGCGGACCACCGCTTCGCGGTCTTTGCCTCCAAAAGTCTTTATCAGTTTGTCTTTCATCGTTGAAAAACGACTGCCGTCTTTTTCTTCATACAAGGCTGCCACGGCAGCATCAAAATTCACGCTCATACTGCAATTTAGGACAAACACAAAAAATAACGGGAAGGGCTATACTAAATCTTAGTGTTTTTCTATTAGTTGCTGTACTTTTTGTTCGAGAGAAGCCTGCCGGGCTTTCAGCTCTCCTACTTGTTTTTCCAGCACTTTGTTCTTGCTGTTTTCTTCCATCAGGTACAAGGTGAGTTCAATCATGATTACTTGCTGCATACAGCCAGCTATACGGGTATTCATCGTTTGGTGACTTCAGCTTTTGCCTTCCAGCCAGCTCTTGAATTCCGCCACCCTCTCACGGCTAATAATAACATCAGTATCAACATAAGGTACTAATTGAAGTATTAATCTGCTATTATAATAAGTGGTGATTTTTTTTATGGCATCGATATGTATGATAAACTGCCTGTTGATCCGGAAAAATACATTCCGGTCCAACATCTTCTCAATCTGATCCAGTGAATAGTCCAGCGGTAAACGTTGATTCGTTACCGTGGTAGCTACTGTCATGCCCTTGGTAAAATGCAGATAGGCAATATCCTGTGCTTTCACATATACCAGCTGATTGTTGATCTTACCGATAAAACGGGTACTGTTGCGGCGCATAAACTCCTCCGCAATCCTTTCAATGCTGATGGCACTGGCAGCCGCTGGCCGGAAATGTTCATATTTCTGTAAGGCCCGTTTTAACTCCCCGGGATCGATGGGCTTCATCAGGTAATCGATACTGTTTACCTTAAAAGCCTGTAAGGCAAAACCATCATAAGCCGTAGTGAAGATAACCGGTGTAGACACCTTTATTTTGCTGAATATCTCAAAACAGTTCCCATCAGACAACTGTATGTCCATCATCATCAAATCTGCACCAATGCCTTGTTCCAACCATTTCAGTCCTTCCGCTACCGACTCAATAACAGCAACTACTTCTATGCCCGGATCATACTTATGCAGCAACTGTTTCAGGCGTTCGGCATTATGCATTTCATCTTCAAATATGACAATCTTCATGTGACAGTAATAATGGGTATTTTTACAATAAACATTTCATCAGACTGTTGTATCTCAATTCCACGGTCGCTGATCAGCGCATATCTCTTCTGAATATTCTCCAACCCTATCCCCGATGACAGTTCAGCACCCGTTTTCCTGCGGACAGGATTGGATACCACGAGGCAACCATCTTCATTCCTTACACTGATCACCAGCGGATCGTTGGCTGAAAACCGGTTATGTTTGATCGCATTCTCTATCAGCAACTGCAGGGATACCGGCGGGATCATCCCTTTGCTGCGTATCTTCTCCTCTACTTCAATCTCAAACTGTATGCTCTGCTGATGGCGTATATGCATCAGAAACAAATACGACTCCAGAAAGTCCAGCTCTGTTTGTACCGTCACCAGGTTTTCGAACTTCTTATCCAGGATATAACGATAGGTTTTGGCCAGCTGTGTAATATAATCTGCCGACAGGTCGGGGCTTTTGTACACCAGGTTGGTGAGCACACTCAACGAATTAAAAAAGAAATGCGGATCTATCTGGTTGCGCAGGGCATCATACCTGGCCTGTATATTCTCCCGCATCAGCCTTTCTGCCTGTACCTGGTATTCCTTCCATGCTGAATAATAGTAGATGATACCGTTGAAAGTCAGTATCAGCAGGTAAAACATAAATATGCCAAAGTTCAGATCATAACTCAGTGCCTTGAAACTCTGCCAGGCTTCATAACGATGAAACAGCACAATGTCCGATACCGCATACAAAAAACCAAAACCAAAAGCCGCTACCATCCCATACAATATCAGCGCACAACAAAGCACAGCCAGTCTGCGGGATGCTGCCACCCCGCCTATCCTTCTCTCGATCATGCGGGTCAGCCATACCGCTCCTTCCCATACCAGCAGCCCGAAAGCCACATAAAAAAGGCTGAATACCCAACCCCGTAAGTCCATCACCCTCAGGTCATTCACAAAGGTGTGATCAAAAGATTTGAAGATAATGCTGAAAGTGAACAGCACCAGTATCCTGGAGAGATACAGAAATACTTTGCTGGAGAATAAAGGTTCGTTTTCCTGGAAGTTCATAGTTTACCCCTGATCTAAAAATAGTTATTTTCCCTGAACCAGTGGAAAGCACTGCTGATCGCCTCTTCCACCGGTGTATACTTAACATGCAGCTCCCGTTCAGCTTTCTTCCCGGAATAATAATTATCCATACACAACATATAGGCAGCCGTATGATTCAACCGTCCTTTTACGCGTGCGAAACGCTGTAGCAGCGAACCTGTTGTGCCGGCTATCCTGAGCACAGTTTTAGGTATCCTTATCATTAGTTTTTTTTCGCCGGTGATGCTGTTGAGGATAGTATAGAATTCACGGTAACTCAGGTTATGCCCGGCCAGCAGGTAACAGTTGCCGGTTTTGCCGTATTGGATGGCATTGACAATACCTCTGCACACATCCTGTATATGGACAAAATTCTTTCCTCCCGGCGGATAAAAGAGTACTTTCTTTTTCAGGCCGTACAACAGCAGTTTACCGGAACTGGGCTTCACATCGCAAGGTCCTACCATAAAAGTGGGGTTCACCACCACTGCCTCCAGCCGGGAAGCTGCCACTTGTTCAAGCACATACTGTTGTGCCAGGTATTTGGTATTGATATATCCGGATCGTGCACTGAAAAGTGTGAATCCATTCAGTTCACTGCCAGGATATAGCCGGCTGCCAGGCCCGATGGTATTGGCCGTACTCACATAGATCAGGCGTTCTACCCGTTGATGAATACAGGCCTCCACAATATATTGTGTACTGGTATAATTGATCCGTTCGTATTCTTCGAAAGTAATATTCCACTGGTCGGTGATACAGGCCGCATGCACTACAATATCACAGCCGGCTACGGCCGCATCCACATCATTTTTGTTATCGATATGGCCAAAGAAAACCTCACAGGGAATATCGGCAATTCCTTTCAGATCGGCCGTAGGCCGTATCATCGCTTTGACATCATATCCCAGGCGGTACAACTCCCGTGTTAGGTTGGAACCCAGAAACCCGTTGGCCCCTGTTACTAATACTGTTTTCATACTCAGACAAATTGTATTTCCTTCTTTACTTCCCGCGACACCAGTCTCAATCTGAAAGCCAGTGGCAGCAGCTGCATCAGCCGGTGATTGATACGGTTCATCAGTCCCGGGATAATCACCCGGCACTTGCTGAACGTACCGCTGAGCGCTATAGCCGCAATCTGGGAGGTATTGAGCAATCCCATTCTCCCTTTAAAGCCCTGGCCAATGATACGCCGGGAAGTATGGGAGTTGGTCATGATAGGCCCGGGATACACCACACTCACAAATACACCGGTGCCCGACAGCTCTTCCCGCAGCCCCAGGAAAAAGGAAGAGATAAAAGCCTTGGAAGCCGGGTATACCGTTTTGTATGCAATAGGCGTAAAAGCGGCCATACTGGCGATGTTCAGGATATAACTCTCCCTATGCTGCAGCAAATGTGGTATCAGCAGCCGTGTAACGATCACGGTACTACGTATATTCAATTGTATGATACTGTCTATTCTCTCCAGTGATGTATCTGTGATGAAAGATGTTCCTCCGATACCGGCATTATTGATCAGGAAGTCTACCTGGTACTGTGACAGCACCTCTGCCAGCACCTGTTGCAATAAGCTGGTATTCGTCATATCAAATTCAAAGAAACGGACGTCCACCTTATATTCCAGCTCCAGATTTTCTGCCAGGGAAAACATGTTCCCTCCCGGCAGCGCTATCAGGATAAGGTTACGGCCCATCGCAGCACATTGCCGGGCCAGTTCCTTTCCCAATCCTGAGCTGGCACCCGTGATCATGGTGTACTTTGTATGTTGCATGTTGTGGCTAAGGTTAGTACACACAAAAATGCAGTAGCGCGAAGCTACTGCAAACGATTTTTTTTTGAATTGACGTAAAACTGCGATGAGTTGTGATGTTTTGTGATGGACCGTTACCAGGTGCCGGGCGGTGTTAAACGTTGTCCAATCCCGCCATCCACGAGTATTTCCTCGCCGGTGGTGAAAGTGGCGTCGAATGCCATAAAGAGGACGGCTTTAGCCACTTCTTCGGGAGAGCCGTGCCGTTTCATAGGCGTAATGGCATCGCCTACTTCACGGAAGGCAGCCCTTTCTGCTTCGGTGGCGTCTGTTACGCCCATGGTAGGAGTATCTGTAAACCCGGGGCTGACCGCATTTACCCGGATATTCTGTGGCAGCAGTTCAGCAGCAAAACTCTTTGTAAAGGAATAGAGTGCGGCCTTGGTGCCTGCATAAACACTCATGCCGGGGATACCAGACCCGTTGGCCACTGAAGTGGTAAATACTACGGAACCACCCGGATTAATCAGTGATGCCAGCTGTTGTACGGTAAAAAAGCTACCCCTGGTATTGATGGCAAACATCTCATCGTATATTTCGGGCGTTACACTATCGAAGGGGGTGAGGGAAGAGATACCAACGTTAACGTACAGCAGATCGATGGTGCCCAGCTGCTCTTTTACTGTCTGTCCCAGTTTTTGGATATCCGCGATGCTGGCGGCGTCAGAAACAACGGCATGTGCCTGGCTGCCCAGTGTCTGGGCGGCTTTCTCCACATTGGCGGGGTTGCGGCCGGTGAGTAATACGGTGGCACCTTCTGCCAGCAGCATTTTCACCACTGCCAATCCGATCCCGTGTGTACCGCCTGTTACTACTGCTTTTTTTCCTGCGTATTTTCCTGTGTTCATCTTCATTTGTTTTTAGTGAAAAATTTGATGCTGCAAAGTGACGCAGATAAAGCCAGAGAGTCAATAAAGGCAATTATCTTCTGATACGGATAATATTTTCCGTATGCCCCGTTTAGGGAAATAGGGATAAATTTGTCAGGGTCAAAAAATGATAACGATGTACGAAAAGAAAATACCTAAAGAATTCACCTGTGGCATGGCTGTATTGATGGAAATCATCGGTGGCAAGTGGAAGTCGTATCTGATATATCTGATCAAAAACGGAGTTAGAAGGCCGGCAGAGCTGCAGCGCGCAGTACCTTCCGCCAGCCGCCGTGTGCTGGACCTGCAGCTGCGTGAACTGGAGTTTCATGGTATTATCAGGAGGGTGATCTATCCGGAGATGCCGCCCAAAGTGGAATACTACCTGACTTCATTCGGTGAGTCTATGTTGCCGGTGGTGGCATCTATGGAGGAATGGGGGCTGAAGTATATGGATACTTTCAAAATGCTGATGGAAGAAAAAAAGGAGGCTTTGCCTGAAACAGGGAAAGGGGTAATCAAACAGATAAAAACAAATAAAGTGTACGATTTGCCAACAGCAGCCAACCAGTGAAAGCGGTGAGCGACGGTCAGTCGTCCTCATGGAAATCGGGCTTGCCCATGGGCAGAAATACGGTAAAGCGGGTCCCTTTACCGACGTGGCTTTCCACGGTGATTTCGCCGCCATTTTGTTGGGCAAATTCCTTACACAGAATCAGCCCCAGCCCGGTGCCCCGCTCTCCTTCTGTACCGTAGCCGGGGCTCTGACGATAGGAAAAAAGATTCAGCACCTGCGTAGGCAACATGCCGGTGCCATGGTCGGTAATACTGATGGCTACCTGTGTGCCGGCAGCCATGGCTTTCACTTCTATCTGACCTCCCGTATAACTGAATTTGAGTGCGTTGCTCAGGAAATTGCGCAGGATGACGGACACCTGGTCCCTGTCGGCATACAGCAACAGATCTGAGGGAATAGCCGTGTCTACTATGATTTTTTTCTGCTGGATGATCATCTCGAAGAAATATAGCACTTCGGTGGCCAGCGGCTCCAGGAAGAAATTCACGGGCTGCGCGTGAATACCTTTCATACTGCGGGAACTCCAGCGCAGCACATTGTCCAGTGACCCGCCCAGCTGCGCTATCTTTTTATGCAACATGCCCGCTGCTTCTTCCATTTCCATTTCCGGATATTCGCCCTTGCGGAACATGTCCAGTAACACTTCCAGCGTGGCCAGCGGGCTACGGATATCATGGGCCACAATGGAAAAAAGTTTTTCCTTATCCTTGTTCAATGTTGCCAGCGCCTCCCGCTGTTTTTCAATCTCCTGCTGGTAATCAGCCTGGATATACTTGAAAAAGCTCAGGGCCACGACAATAAAAAACAGCGAAGTGGCCACGTTGGTCCATACCCTGCTTTGTGGTACAGGCTGCGCCAGGTGCCATTGCTGTGGCATAAAAATAATCAGCAGGAAAGCGGTGATGACCAGTGTGCTCAGTCCTGCTACCACCCATTTGTTGTCGTACACCAGTATACAACAGATCAGGATATTGAGCAGGAAGTATTCGGCACCGTTATGAAAAAACAGGCCGGTGAAAGTGTACACCAGAATGCTGCATACAATAGCCACCAGCCGGGCGCTGAGATAGCGCCGTTTCCAGTGCAGCCATAATACAAAGACATTAATCCCGCTGGTGGTCACATTAAGGGCGGCAAGAAGATACCGGCCCTGACTCGCATTCAGGACGGCAAAGAACAACATAAACGGGATACTCGGAATAGCCAGCAGGTTGAGTAACCTGGTACGTCTTGATTCTATAAAAGGCATCAGCGGGCTTGTTCCTACATTCACTATGTAGCTCCAGGTACGTTGTATGATTCGGTAAAGATAGTCAGTCGGCCCCTTATGCATAGGACTGCAAATATACCGTGAAAATCGGGTTGTCAAGCATACCCTGCCGGCCGGAGAACCGGATCTTTTTTACCCTTCCTGTCCCTTGCCCCATAGGGTGAGGTCCAGCAGCACAAAGACCGCCAGGAGCAGGATAAACACTATCACCCTGAAGGCCAGTGTCATTCCACGGACATCACCTTCCTGGTATTGATGAAAAGTTTCCAGCACCTTCCCTCCGTATTTTACAAGGAGCGCTGCTTCGATGACCAGGAAAACCACTATTACTGTCCACTCAGAGTAAGGATGCATAGGCTTAAGGCTTAAGGTGACACAGGGCCGGCCTGGTGTTTTGGCGGCGCTGAAAAAATATTTTTACAAAAAGAAAGAAGGTGTCTCATCGGCCGATGAGGCACCCTCTTTGTGTAGTTCGCTTTCAAAGTTAATAAAAAGGTTACAATGCCTGCCGTTTCAGTTCCTTTACAGCATGATCGGCAGCCCTGGCGGTAAGTGCCATATAGGTCAGGCTGGGATTCTGACAGGCGGAAGAGGTCATACAGGCTCCATCTGTTACGAACACATTTTTAACGGCATGTACCTGGTTCCATTCATTGAGTATGGAAGTTTTAGGGTCGCGGCCCATTCTGGCCGTACCCATTTCATGGATGG belongs to Chitinophaga sp. HK235 and includes:
- a CDS encoding helix-turn-helix domain-containing protein; protein product: MYEKKIPKEFTCGMAVLMEIIGGKWKSYLIYLIKNGVRRPAELQRAVPSASRRVLDLQLRELEFHGIIRRVIYPEMPPKVEYYLTSFGESMLPVVASMEEWGLKYMDTFKMLMEEKKEALPETGKGVIKQIKTNKVYDLPTAANQ
- a CDS encoding SMI1/KNR4 family protein yields the protein MSVNFDAAVAALYEEKDGSRFSTMKDKLIKTFGGKDREAVVRSLTQYAREGQLLHWRAFLMTDIIGLVAPGETAWRPFFEWSITIPALTYWGIDGLLKTAGREAYPVLITLAIHETQPVSERAKAIKSIALYSRQPFDRELPSDPGYWKPEQLRLTELLQWQEQGYPDGEGYAPPVVHPSLLHPGTAFEKLMAKLDKQLEKRRRKHKDPSNPQDWLVIAAEKDMTQITAQWALPAVYTTFLQHYSPLKVTLPGADLIEGLHLYGAHELLERQGGYAFNAVTGETLKDWPTHLLVIGDDAADPFCLDLSDIKDGDAPVYTAQHGQGSWQFEQYADSFTGLIKKLTGKN
- a CDS encoding NAD-dependent epimerase/dehydratase family protein is translated as MKTVLVTGANGFLGSNLTRELYRLGYDVKAMIRPTADLKGIADIPCEVFFGHIDNKNDVDAAVAGCDIVVHAACITDQWNITFEEYERINYTSTQYIVEACIHQRVERLIYVSTANTIGPGSRLYPGSELNGFTLFSARSGYINTKYLAQQYVLEQVAASRLEAVVVNPTFMVGPCDVKPSSGKLLLYGLKKKVLFYPPGGKNFVHIQDVCRGIVNAIQYGKTGNCYLLAGHNLSYREFYTILNSITGEKKLMIRIPKTVLRIAGTTGSLLQRFARVKGRLNHTAAYMLCMDNYYSGKKAERELHVKYTPVEEAISSAFHWFRENNYF
- a CDS encoding macro domain-containing protein, which gives rise to MSVIDYIKGDATRPVGNGNRIIVHICNDIGRWGKGFVLAISARWPEPEKQYRDWYAAASNFALGQAQFVKVAPDIWVANVIGQHKIVNGKGGIPPIRYEAVQEGLRQVSSFALENNATVHMPRIGCGLAGGTWDKIEPIIIQELVNNGVAVTVYDFE
- a CDS encoding sensor histidine kinase KdpD; amino-acid sequence: MHKGPTDYLYRIIQRTWSYIVNVGTSPLMPFIESRRTRLLNLLAIPSIPFMLFFAVLNASQGRYLLAALNVTTSGINVFVLWLHWKRRYLSARLVAIVCSILVYTFTGLFFHNGAEYFLLNILICCILVYDNKWVVAGLSTLVITAFLLIIFMPQQWHLAQPVPQSRVWTNVATSLFFIVVALSFFKYIQADYQQEIEKQREALATLNKDKEKLFSIVAHDIRSPLATLEVLLDMFRKGEYPEMEMEEAAGMLHKKIAQLGGSLDNVLRWSSRSMKGIHAQPVNFFLEPLATEVLYFFEMIIQQKKIIVDTAIPSDLLLYADRDQVSVILRNFLSNALKFSYTGGQIEVKAMAAGTQVAISITDHGTGMLPTQVLNLFSYRQSPGYGTEGERGTGLGLILCKEFAQQNGGEITVESHVGKGTRFTVFLPMGKPDFHEDD
- a CDS encoding SDR family oxidoreductase; the protein is MNTGKYAGKKAVVTGGTHGIGLAVVKMLLAEGATVLLTGRNPANVEKAAQTLGSQAHAVVSDAASIADIQKLGQTVKEQLGTIDLLYVNVGISSLTPFDSVTPEIYDEMFAINTRGSFFTVQQLASLINPGGSVVFTTSVANGSGIPGMSVYAGTKAALYSFTKSFAAELLPQNIRVNAVSPGFTDTPTMGVTDATEAERAAFREVGDAITPMKRHGSPEEVAKAVLFMAFDATFTTGEEILVDGGIGQRLTPPGTW
- a CDS encoding LytTR family DNA-binding domain-containing protein produces the protein MKIVIFEDEMHNAERLKQLLHKYDPGIEVVAVIESVAEGLKWLEQGIGADLMMMDIQLSDGNCFEIFSKIKVSTPVIFTTAYDGFALQAFKVNSIDYLMKPIDPGELKRALQKYEHFRPAAASAISIERIAEEFMRRNSTRFIGKINNQLVYVKAQDIAYLHFTKGMTVATTVTNQRLPLDYSLDQIEKMLDRNVFFRINRQFIIHIDAIKKITTYYNSRLILQLVPYVDTDVIISRERVAEFKSWLEGKS
- a CDS encoding sensor histidine kinase, translating into MNFQENEPLFSSKVFLYLSRILVLFTFSIIFKSFDHTFVNDLRVMDLRGWVFSLFYVAFGLLVWEGAVWLTRMIERRIGGVAASRRLAVLCCALILYGMVAAFGFGFLYAVSDIVLFHRYEAWQSFKALSYDLNFGIFMFYLLILTFNGIIYYYSAWKEYQVQAERLMRENIQARYDALRNQIDPHFFFNSLSVLTNLVYKSPDLSADYITQLAKTYRYILDKKFENLVTVQTELDFLESYLFLMHIRHQQSIQFEIEVEEKIRSKGMIPPVSLQLLIENAIKHNRFSANDPLVISVRNEDGCLVVSNPVRRKTGAELSSGIGLENIQKRYALISDRGIEIQQSDEMFIVKIPIITVT
- a CDS encoding SDR family oxidoreductase → MQHTKYTMITGASSGLGKELARQCAAMGRNLILIALPGGNMFSLAENLELEYKVDVRFFEFDMTNTSLLQQVLAEVLSQYQVDFLINNAGIGGTSFITDTSLERIDSIIQLNIRSTVIVTRLLIPHLLQHRESYILNIASMAAFTPIAYKTVYPASKAFISSFFLGLREELSGTGVFVSVVYPGPIMTNSHTSRRIIGQGFKGRMGLLNTSQIAAIALSGTFSKCRVIIPGLMNRINHRLMQLLPLAFRLRLVSREVKKEIQFV